In Runella sp. SP2, the genomic window ATTGAGGCGGTCGAGATCAAGCGCGTATTTAGTACCATCGAAAAACAAGCTGGGGTGAAATTTGTCTATAGTCCCAACGCCATTCGAGCTGACCAAAAAGTCTCATTGGCTACGACCAACAAACTCTCAGAGGTGCTCAAAGAATTGTTACAGCCTCTTCAAATTTCGTACGAGGTGGTGGGGTCACGGATTTTATTGCGCAAAAAAATGCCAGAAAAAGCTGCTCTTTCCGACGAAATATCCACGCCAGTCCCAAACGCGACCGTTCCTTCCGACCAAGTCGTAAAAGGAACGGTGGTGGACAATGAAAAAGGAGAGCCGCTGCCAGGCGTCAGTGTTTTACTGAAAGGTACCCAACGAGGTGCCACCACCAACCCCAACGGAGAGTTTTCGCTCAGTGTACCTAATGGCGATGCCGTGTTGGTATTTAGTTTTGTCGGATATGAGCCCCAAGAGCAAATCGTGGGCAACCGTACCCAAATCAACATCAAACTCAAAGTAGATACCAAAGCACTTGAGGAAGTGGTGGTAGTGGGGTATGGTGTGGTGAAAAAAAGCGATTTGACGGGGTCGGTAGCCCAGGTCAAATCCAAAGAATTAAATTCATTTCCGACGGCCAACGTATTGCAAGCTCTATCGGGGCGCGCAGCGGGTGTGCAAGTAACCCAAAACACAGGAGCGCCAGGAGGAGGCGTCAGTGTACGGATTCGGGGGACAAATTCCATTCAAGGAAGCAATGAACCACTTTATGTGGTGGATGGCTTTCCGACCACAGGTAGTAATCCTACCATTTTGAACAACGTTGATATTGAAAGTATTGAGATTCTGAAAGACGCATCGGCAACGGCTATTTATGGCTCGCGAGGTGCAAACGGCGTTGTGCTGATTACCACCAAGCGAGGCAAATCTGGCAAAACAAAAGTGGATTTTGAAACAAGTTTTACATCGCAAACCCTCATTCGCAAACTTGATTTGATGAATGCCAATGAGTATGCAACTTTTTACAACAAACAAGCCGCTAACGATAATCTAGCTCCATATTTTACGCAAACACAGTTGGATGGCTTTGGGCAAGGGTTCGATTGGCAGAATTTAGTGTTCCAGAAGGCGCCAATGAAGACCACTTCTTTGAACATCAGCGGAGGAAATGAGAAAACCCAGTTTTCGGTTTCGGGGAGCTTTTTTGGGCAAGATGGTATTATCAAAGGCAGTGATTATAAACGTTATTCACTTCGCACAAATCTCACTCATAAAGTAAGCGATAAGTTTAGTGTTAACCTTTCTACTACACTTTCAAGGCTAAAAACCGATCGCCGCGACAGTGAAGGAGGGTCGCGTGGAAATTCCATGATTTCGGCGGCTATTTCAGCACCTCCTACCCTCATGCCATACAATGACGATGGTTCGTACCGTGTATTAGCGATTGCTTATCCATTTGTGGCCACTGATTTAATCAATCCGCTCAACTTTATCAACGAGCAGACCAACCGAATCAAAGCCAACCGCGTATTGGCAAATGCGGCATTGATTTATAACCCCATTCCTGAAATCACGGTCAGAATATCAGGAGGAATTGAAAATGCCGATGACCGTACCGATAACTACACCACGCGCAATTACATCAATTCGCTCGGCCGTGCAAGCGTAAGCACAACGCAGCAAACAAGCTTACTGAACGAAAATACTATCAGTTACAACAAGACGTTTGGGCAAGGGCACAACATCTCGGCAGTAGCAGGGGTTACGTACCAAGATTTTGTGACAACGACGCTTTCGGCTTCGGGCACAGGCTTTTTGAGCGACATTATTGAAACAGGAGGTCTTGGTTCGGCCATTACGCCAGGTATTCCAGAGTCGGGCTATTCCAAAAGTGTACTGCTGTCGTATTTAGGACGAGTTAATTATAATCTTAAAGATAAATACCTGATTACGGCCAGTATTCGCCGCGACGGCTCGTCGCGCTACAGTGATGGCAACAAGTGGGGATATTTTCCGTCGGGAGCCGTAGCGTGGCGGGTTTCGAGCGAAGAGTTTATGAAAACTATCCCGTTTGTCTCCGACCTAAAACTTCGCGCAAGTTGGGGGCTAACGGGGAGCCAAGCCATTAGCCCGTATGCTACCCTCAATCAGCTTTCGTCGTTTCGCACCGTATTTGACGACGCGCTTTTTACTACTTTTTCTCCAGGAACTCGCCTGCCAGGGAATCTGAAATGGGAAACAACGGAGCAAAAGGATATTGGAGTGGACGTGGGAATTTTAAACAACCGGGTACTTCTAACGGCTGATTATTACATCAAAAATACCCGCGATTTACTTAATACGGTCGTTTTGCCTTCGTCACTTGGTTTTACGTCCACCATTCAAAACATTGGTGAAGTTCAAAATAAAGGTTTTGAATTTGGCATTGACAGCCGATTATTTACGGGGGCTTTTAAGTGGGATGTCAACGCCAATATTTCATTTAACCGAAACAAAGTAGTGAAACTTTACGGTGGAGGGGATATTCTCACGGGCAATGTCAACGTAGTCGTTATCAATGACGTGACAAGCATCTTGCGAGAAGGACAACCTATTGGACAGTTTTGGGGATATGTAGAAGACGGTTATACTGAAAAAGGAGCGATTAAGTTCAAAGACTTAGATGGAAACGGTACGATTACCCAGACGGATAAAACCTACATTGGCGACCCTAATCCTAATTTTATCTATGGTTTTAACTCGACAATGTCTTACAAAAACTTCGACTTGTCTTTGTTCATTCAAGGGGTTCAGGGCAATGATTTGTTTAATGTAAGTTCGATTGTTAATACAATGGATTATGGTTTTGGGCTGAATATGCCTCGCGAAGTACTTTATAATCACTGGACGCCAAGCACGCCTAATGCGAAGTATCCGATTATTAGTCGCAACACCACTACGCGTGTTTCCAATCGTTTCATTGAAGATGGTTCGTACCTACGCCTTCGTACCATTCAATTGGCGTATAATTTACCACTTGAGAAATGGGGGGTAAAGTGGGTTCGCAGCGCCCAAGTATATGGTAGTGGCCAAAACTTGCTCACTTTCACCAACTACTCATGGTGGGATCCTGAGGTCAACTCACGCGGTGGCTCTAATTCAACCATTCAAGGGATAGACCACAACAGTTATCCAACGGCTAAGTCGGTGACGGCTGGGCTTCGTGTTAGTTTCTAATTTTTTCAGTTCACTGCTTAATACCCTAGCAATATGAAAAAGTCATTATCTTCTTTTATAAAAATACCTTCAACCCTGTGGAATAAAAAATGGCTGGGAGCTGTATTGGTACTTGGCCTGTCGTCGTGCGAACAGTTATTGAAGGAAGAACCCAAGTTTATCGTTGCCGAAAATTTCTTTAATACTGCGGCAGAGGTAGAGGCTGCCACCAATGCCATTTATAGCCCTCTACGCAGTACGAATTACGCCGTTTATGAAACGTCGTTGGAGTGCCAAGCAGACTACGCCTACGGGCGGGGGAGTTGGGCACCTCTTCACGAACACCAAGGACTCAACGATGCCAACATCAGTCGGGTAGCTGGTTTATGGAATGCGTTTTACCTAAGTATTCGTAATGCTAACCTAGTGATTCAGAATGCTCCAAAAGGCAAGGCGATTAGCCCCGCCGACATCAATAAGTACGTGGGTGAGGCCAAGTTTTTACGCGCATTTAACTACTTTCAACTGGTGCGTAACTGGGCAGGAGTACCGCTTCGTACGGAGGAAAACATGACCCAAATTGATTTGCGTCGTAGTACTGTTGAGGAAGTATATACACTTATCCAAGCCGATTTGAAAGAAGCAGAAACAAACCTTCCCG contains:
- a CDS encoding TonB-dependent receptor; translation: MQKNGRTKAFLLKAMRMTVTQLAMLILFCGLASARDTKAQEVLNTTISLKIEAVEIKRVFSTIEKQAGVKFVYSPNAIRADQKVSLATTNKLSEVLKELLQPLQISYEVVGSRILLRKKMPEKAALSDEISTPVPNATVPSDQVVKGTVVDNEKGEPLPGVSVLLKGTQRGATTNPNGEFSLSVPNGDAVLVFSFVGYEPQEQIVGNRTQINIKLKVDTKALEEVVVVGYGVVKKSDLTGSVAQVKSKELNSFPTANVLQALSGRAAGVQVTQNTGAPGGGVSVRIRGTNSIQGSNEPLYVVDGFPTTGSNPTILNNVDIESIEILKDASATAIYGSRGANGVVLITTKRGKSGKTKVDFETSFTSQTLIRKLDLMNANEYATFYNKQAANDNLAPYFTQTQLDGFGQGFDWQNLVFQKAPMKTTSLNISGGNEKTQFSVSGSFFGQDGIIKGSDYKRYSLRTNLTHKVSDKFSVNLSTTLSRLKTDRRDSEGGSRGNSMISAAISAPPTLMPYNDDGSYRVLAIAYPFVATDLINPLNFINEQTNRIKANRVLANAALIYNPIPEITVRISGGIENADDRTDNYTTRNYINSLGRASVSTTQQTSLLNENTISYNKTFGQGHNISAVAGVTYQDFVTTTLSASGTGFLSDIIETGGLGSAITPGIPESGYSKSVLLSYLGRVNYNLKDKYLITASIRRDGSSRYSDGNKWGYFPSGAVAWRVSSEEFMKTIPFVSDLKLRASWGLTGSQAISPYATLNQLSSFRTVFDDALFTTFSPGTRLPGNLKWETTEQKDIGVDVGILNNRVLLTADYYIKNTRDLLNTVVLPSSLGFTSTIQNIGEVQNKGFEFGIDSRLFTGAFKWDVNANISFNRNKVVKLYGGGDILTGNVNVVVINDVTSILREGQPIGQFWGYVEDGYTEKGAIKFKDLDGNGTITQTDKTYIGDPNPNFIYGFNSTMSYKNFDLSLFIQGVQGNDLFNVSSIVNTMDYGFGLNMPREVLYNHWTPSTPNAKYPIISRNTTTRVSNRFIEDGSYLRLRTIQLAYNLPLEKWGVKWVRSAQVYGSGQNLLTFTNYSWWDPEVNSRGGSNSTIQGIDHNSYPTAKSVTAGLRVSF